In the Bacillus shivajii genome, one interval contains:
- the ypeB gene encoding germination protein YpeB, producing MIRSIIIGVLAVAVFATGFWGYREHQEKNAILIQSENNYQRAFHDLSYHVDLLHDEIGSTLAMNSRERLSPSLVEVWRLTSEAQNDIGQLPLALTPFSKTEEFLYKVGSFSYKNAIRDLEQDPLTDEEYESLQTLYEQSGEIQQELRKIQSKVLNEDLKWMDVDMALAAQDEPLDNSIVNGFKIIDEKVEGFSEVDIGAESAALSPNDEEIAERLEGEEINERQALQKAKEFLDLDTVEGADITETGDGLAYEAYSLTIPDPEHNSYITMDITKKGGNPVWTLNDRDVNETEVSLGEASENAKEFLERNDFDNMQLVNSKQYNNVGVFNFVEMLDNVRIYSDATVIEVGLDDGEVLGYEGFSYLENNKERQKQEPELSKEEAEDRLNPHLDVMEHHLAIIENELEEEVLCHEFYGVINNDTFRIFINAENGREERVEKMANTEVTYN from the coding sequence ATGATACGTTCGATCATCATAGGTGTATTAGCAGTTGCAGTGTTTGCAACAGGTTTTTGGGGGTACCGGGAACATCAAGAAAAGAATGCAATCCTCATCCAGTCAGAAAATAACTATCAAAGAGCGTTTCATGATTTATCGTATCACGTAGATTTATTACACGATGAGATCGGCTCAACTTTAGCGATGAATTCAAGAGAAAGGTTATCACCTTCCCTTGTAGAGGTTTGGAGACTTACATCAGAAGCACAAAATGATATAGGACAATTACCTTTGGCACTTACGCCATTCAGTAAGACAGAAGAATTTTTATATAAAGTAGGTAGCTTCTCTTATAAAAATGCCATTAGAGATTTGGAGCAAGATCCACTTACAGATGAAGAATACGAATCTTTACAAACATTATATGAACAATCCGGTGAAATTCAGCAAGAACTAAGGAAAATTCAAAGCAAAGTACTAAACGAAGATTTAAAATGGATGGATGTTGATATGGCGCTAGCTGCTCAAGATGAACCTTTAGATAATTCTATCGTTAACGGGTTTAAAATTATTGATGAAAAGGTAGAAGGCTTTTCAGAAGTAGATATTGGCGCTGAATCTGCAGCATTATCACCAAATGATGAGGAAATTGCAGAAAGGTTAGAAGGGGAAGAAATTAACGAAAGACAAGCTTTACAAAAAGCAAAAGAGTTTTTAGATTTAGATACAGTGGAAGGAGCAGACATAACCGAAACAGGTGATGGCTTAGCATATGAAGCATATAGCTTAACAATTCCCGATCCTGAACACAACTCATACATTACAATGGATATTACCAAAAAAGGTGGGAATCCTGTTTGGACGCTCAATGACCGTGATGTCAATGAGACTGAAGTAAGTCTAGGAGAAGCATCTGAAAATGCAAAGGAATTTTTAGAGCGGAACGACTTTGATAATATGCAATTGGTCAATAGTAAACAGTACAATAATGTCGGGGTTTTCAACTTTGTAGAAATGCTCGATAACGTCAGAATTTATTCAGACGCAACGGTTATAGAAGTTGGCCTTGATGATGGAGAGGTTCTTGGTTATGAAGGGTTTTCTTACTTAGAAAACAATAAAGAGCGCCAAAAGCAGGAACCAGAGCTATCGAAGGAAGAAGCGGAAGACCGTTTGAATCCTCATTTAGATGTAATGGAGCATCATTTAGCGATTATTGAAAATGAATTAGAAGAAGAAGTGTTATGCCATGAGTTTTACGGTGTAATTAACAATGATACGTTCCGAATTTTTATTAACGCAGAAAATGGACGAGAAGAGCGGGTCGAAAAAATGGCGAACACTGAAGTGACATATAACTAA
- a CDS encoding YphA family membrane protein: protein MIEALFYWSMWLLIISVYFFDNEIKRRERLTIIGLIIVITSLYSVTFYHFHVNLSFVFLSALVFWYCARQCKLRQFVLMLISFFLAGFYVWIQYLLYIEPVWMYFPPFWMSVAVNSFITIVLLRKILYRCIVVSAAVIGGEIMTSVMLYYFNHVYMFDYVIGQVQSLAIISMAIVIISIWSLFEMVTLELKRRVLLSVPGRSTVSQRKMNA, encoded by the coding sequence ATGATTGAGGCACTTTTTTACTGGAGTATGTGGCTATTAATTATAAGTGTATATTTTTTCGATAATGAAATAAAAAGACGTGAACGGTTAACGATCATTGGTTTAATCATTGTTATCACTTCGTTATACTCTGTAACTTTTTATCATTTTCATGTAAACCTTTCGTTTGTATTTTTGTCGGCTTTAGTCTTTTGGTATTGTGCAAGACAATGTAAGTTGCGACAGTTTGTCCTTATGCTGATTAGTTTTTTTTTAGCTGGCTTTTATGTTTGGATTCAATATTTACTTTACATCGAACCTGTATGGATGTATTTTCCCCCATTTTGGATGAGTGTTGCCGTAAATAGTTTTATTACAATCGTTTTGTTGAGAAAAATATTGTATAGATGTATTGTTGTTTCCGCTGCAGTTATTGGAGGAGAGATAATGACAAGTGTCATGTTATACTACTTTAACCATGTATATATGTTTGATTATGTTATTGGTCAGGTTCAATCATTAGCAATTATATCAATGGCGATTGTTATCATTTCTATATGGAGTTTATTTGAAATGGTGACACTTGAACTGAAGAGACGTGTGCTTTTATCTGTTCCTGGAAGAAGTACAGTGAGTCAAAGGAAGATGAATGCGTAG
- a CDS encoding flagellar brake protein has product MVKVGSMIFLETNNSEEDKKRYRSKILDYAKERIYIDFPVDEQTKKPKFFLQGTQFRAWFLGEDGAIYVFQTEVLGKVDGKLPMLILDDPGKKKYVRIQRRQYVRVDTSVDVAIQLPQSKETFTSISLDISGGGMAIHLPHDHNLNPEDKVDAWLSLAYQSGEISYMKTKARLVRVISEHSRERGSFEFVDISEHDRQMIVRYCFEKQMEMRRKSNQK; this is encoded by the coding sequence ATGGTTAAAGTAGGGAGTATGATTTTTTTAGAAACGAACAATTCTGAGGAAGATAAGAAAAGGTATCGTAGCAAGATTCTTGACTACGCGAAAGAACGTATTTATATAGATTTTCCAGTTGATGAACAGACGAAAAAACCAAAATTTTTTCTGCAGGGAACACAGTTTCGCGCTTGGTTTCTAGGTGAAGATGGTGCAATATACGTTTTTCAAACAGAAGTATTAGGAAAAGTAGATGGAAAATTACCAATGCTCATCCTTGATGATCCTGGAAAAAAGAAATATGTTCGAATTCAGCGTAGGCAATATGTGAGGGTTGATACTTCAGTCGATGTAGCGATTCAACTGCCACAGTCAAAAGAGACTTTTACATCGATCTCATTAGATATAAGTGGTGGAGGGATGGCTATTCATTTACCACATGATCACAATTTAAACCCAGAGGATAAAGTAGATGCATGGTTGTCGTTAGCTTATCAATCTGGTGAAATAAGCTACATGAAGACAAAAGCTCGACTTGTGCGAGTGATTAGTGAGCATAGTAGAGAAAGAGGCTCATTTGAATTTGTAGATATTAGTGAACATGATAGGCAAATGATTGTCCGCTATTGTTTTGAAAAACAAATGGAAATGAGACGGAAAAGTAACCAAAAATAA
- a CDS encoding lysophospholipid acyltransferase family protein → MFYRVEIVGRENIPNEGGVLLCSNHIHLLDPPLVGAFLKRNVRYMAKAELFELPVLKSLLPKLGAFPIRRGGSDRQALRTGLSLLKEEEMVGIFPEGTRSKSGELGKGLTGVGFFALRSNSYVVPCAIVDEYKLFKRIKVVYGPPVNMKELRENKASAEEATEAIMDGIKALLDKHDKKS, encoded by the coding sequence ATGTTTTACAGAGTTGAAATCGTGGGAAGAGAAAATATACCAAATGAAGGTGGCGTTCTATTATGTAGTAACCACATTCATTTATTAGATCCACCATTAGTAGGAGCATTTTTAAAGAGAAATGTAAGGTACATGGCAAAAGCAGAATTGTTTGAATTACCTGTTTTAAAGAGCTTACTGCCGAAATTAGGGGCTTTCCCAATTCGTAGAGGTGGTAGTGACCGCCAAGCCTTAAGGACTGGCTTAAGTCTTTTAAAAGAAGAGGAAATGGTTGGTATCTTCCCAGAAGGTACGCGTAGTAAGTCAGGTGAGCTAGGTAAAGGCTTAACAGGCGTTGGATTTTTCGCACTTCGCTCCAATTCATATGTTGTGCCTTGTGCAATAGTAGATGAATATAAGTTATTTAAGCGAATAAAAGTTGTTTATGGTCCACCGGTTAACATGAAAGAGTTGCGAGAAAATAAAGCTTCAGCAGAAGAGGCGACAGAGGCGATCATGGATGGCATAAAAGCACTATTAGATAAACACGACAAAAAAAGCTAG
- a CDS encoding cell wall hydrolase: protein MENHSKKAFKRLCIILIMFMYATVIVSPQYSEAFSDQVIIKGATGDDVVELQSRLQYIGFYDGKIDGVFDWGTYWALRNYQEEFGLTVDGYVGDKTKAMLERSTKYDKEFVHRMLREGREFTYYGGVSKDIQKGPIGSRDSKAPAQEEKPKGGQQRRPGEAQETPEAPAEPQPEQPGETPETPEEPTPGEEPTPTPEAEDPAPEAEEPAPTPDQPTPDAEEPVEEPPAEPTPEEEEPEQQDNEANVEKAINVPEGFTDNDIQLLAAAVMGEARGEPYEGQVAVAAVILSRVQSPEFPNTVSGVIYEPRAFTAVADGQINLEPNDSARRAALDAINGQDPSGGALYFYNPVTSTSPWVFGRPTIKQIGKHIFAK, encoded by the coding sequence ATGGAAAACCACAGCAAGAAAGCATTCAAGCGATTGTGCATAATCCTTATTATGTTTATGTATGCAACGGTTATCGTCTCGCCTCAATATTCAGAAGCTTTTTCTGATCAAGTCATTATTAAAGGGGCGACTGGAGATGATGTCGTAGAGTTACAATCGCGTTTACAGTACATTGGTTTTTATGACGGTAAAATTGATGGTGTGTTTGATTGGGGAACATATTGGGCACTTCGAAATTACCAAGAGGAGTTTGGATTAACCGTTGACGGTTATGTTGGTGATAAAACGAAAGCGATGCTGGAGAGATCTACGAAATATGATAAAGAATTTGTTCATAGAATGCTACGGGAAGGAAGAGAGTTTACGTATTATGGGGGAGTTTCGAAAGATATACAGAAAGGGCCGATAGGAAGCCGCGATTCAAAAGCTCCGGCTCAAGAAGAAAAACCTAAAGGTGGTCAACAGAGACGACCTGGTGAAGCACAAGAAACACCTGAGGCACCAGCTGAACCACAACCAGAACAACCAGGTGAAACTCCTGAAACTCCTGAAGAACCAACACCTGGAGAAGAACCGACCCCAACACCAGAAGCAGAAGATCCAGCACCAGAAGCTGAAGAGCCAGCTCCGACTCCTGATCAGCCAACGCCAGATGCTGAGGAGCCGGTCGAGGAGCCTCCAGCTGAGCCAACGCCAGAAGAAGAAGAGCCTGAACAACAGGATAATGAGGCTAATGTCGAAAAAGCAATAAATGTACCAGAAGGGTTTACAGATAATGATATTCAACTGCTTGCTGCAGCTGTCATGGGGGAAGCGAGAGGTGAACCTTATGAAGGTCAAGTAGCTGTTGCAGCTGTTATTCTTAGTCGTGTACAAAGCCCTGAATTTCCAAATACAGTTTCAGGTGTCATATATGAACCGAGAGCATTTACTGCAGTTGCAGATGGTCAAATTAACCTTGAGCCGAATGACAGCGCAAGAAGAGCTGCGTTAGATGCAATAAATGGACAAGATCCTTCAGGGGGAGCATTGTATTTTTATAACCCAGTTACATCGACGTCACCTTGGGTTTTTGGACGTCCAACAATTAAACAAATCGGTAAACATATTTTTGCGAAATAA
- a CDS encoding YpzI family protein, giving the protein MGKDRQESKLRKERRTESDRDQKLSYPGSAKLENANEARKRQRP; this is encoded by the coding sequence ATGGGAAAAGACCGACAAGAATCGAAACTTCGAAAAGAAAGAAGGACGGAATCTGACAGAGATCAGAAGTTAAGTTATCCTGGAAGTGCCAAACTAGAAAATGCTAACGAAGCAAGAAAACGCCAAAGACCATAA
- the fni gene encoding type 2 isopentenyl-diphosphate Delta-isomerase — translation MSNRAKRKLDHIEHALSTGQTRDSGFDDIRFIHQSLPNANVKDVSLTSKIGGLEISSPIFINAMTGGGGSSTEAINRQLAEVAANCQLPMAVGSQMSAIKDENEIPSYRTVREMNEKGVIFANIGSEANVDQSKRCIEMIEANALQIHLNVIQELVMPEGDREFEGALNRIEKIVENVDVPVIVKEVGFGMSKEAALKLNDVGVQAIDVGGFGGTNFSKIENERRLLPYSFFNDWGIPTAVSIAEVREATHDVSIISSGGLQSASDIAKSIALGANGAGMAGRVLSWLQNDGIDDTIESINRLKEELTMVMTALGASSIMELQQVPIIIKGNTKEWLDERNVDTKLYANRSSME, via the coding sequence GTGAGTAATCGCGCAAAAAGAAAACTAGATCATATCGAACATGCATTGTCCACTGGACAGACAAGGGATTCTGGTTTTGACGATATTCGCTTCATCCACCAAAGCTTGCCAAACGCGAATGTAAAAGATGTTTCGTTAACTTCAAAAATCGGCGGACTGGAAATCAGTTCGCCGATTTTTATCAATGCGATGACAGGCGGCGGTGGTTCATCAACAGAAGCGATTAATCGTCAACTAGCTGAGGTTGCAGCTAACTGTCAATTGCCAATGGCAGTTGGTTCACAAATGTCAGCGATAAAAGATGAGAATGAGATTCCTTCTTATCGAACGGTCCGTGAAATGAATGAAAAAGGTGTTATCTTTGCAAATATAGGTAGTGAAGCAAACGTAGATCAATCAAAACGGTGTATAGAAATGATAGAAGCAAACGCTTTACAAATCCATTTAAATGTCATTCAAGAGCTCGTTATGCCAGAAGGGGACCGAGAGTTTGAAGGGGCACTAAATAGAATAGAAAAAATCGTAGAAAATGTTGATGTACCTGTTATTGTCAAAGAGGTCGGTTTCGGTATGAGTAAAGAAGCTGCCTTAAAATTAAATGACGTTGGTGTACAAGCGATAGATGTGGGCGGTTTTGGAGGAACAAACTTCTCTAAAATTGAAAACGAAAGAAGGTTGTTACCATATTCGTTCTTTAATGATTGGGGCATACCGACAGCAGTTTCTATTGCAGAAGTAAGAGAAGCCACACACGATGTATCAATTATTTCTTCCGGTGGGCTGCAATCTGCATCAGATATTGCTAAATCGATAGCATTAGGCGCTAATGGAGCAGGAATGGCAGGGAGAGTCCTGAGTTGGCTTCAAAATGATGGGATCGATGATACGATCGAGTCAATTAACCGTTTGAAAGAGGAACTAACAATGGTTATGACAGCGTTAGGGGCTTCTTCCATTATGGAACTACAACAAGTACCAATTATTATTAAAGGTAATACAAAAGAATGGCTGGACGAGAGAAATGTTGATACGAAATTATATGCAAACAGATCGTCAATGGAATAA
- the cmk gene encoding (d)CMP kinase: MEKQINIAIDGPAGAGKSTVAKMVAEKLNFIYIDTGAMYRALTYAALNTSVDINNEEEVLQLLHKSNIELSNNDGVQRIFLNGKDISDAIRSTDVTNRVSYVAKHRQIREQMVTEQQALAVNGGTVMDGRDIGTAVLPSAEVKVFLTASVEERARRRHEEHLSKGQSSDYDTLVKEIRNRDKIDSERETAPLRKALDAIEIDSTSMTIPEVVEHILQLVKERV, encoded by the coding sequence ATGGAAAAACAAATAAATATTGCCATAGATGGTCCAGCTGGTGCTGGGAAAAGCACTGTAGCAAAAATGGTCGCAGAAAAACTCAATTTTATATATATTGACACGGGTGCAATGTATCGCGCATTAACATATGCCGCTTTAAACACCTCAGTGGATATTAATAATGAAGAGGAAGTCTTACAACTTCTACATAAAAGTAATATTGAATTGTCTAATAATGATGGTGTACAACGAATCTTCTTAAATGGTAAAGACATCAGTGATGCAATTCGATCAACAGACGTAACAAATCGTGTCTCATATGTTGCAAAGCACCGGCAAATTCGTGAACAAATGGTAACAGAGCAACAAGCCTTAGCCGTAAATGGTGGAACGGTAATGGACGGGCGTGATATTGGTACCGCTGTACTACCAAGTGCGGAAGTGAAAGTATTTTTGACCGCTTCTGTTGAGGAAAGAGCAAGAAGAAGGCATGAAGAACACCTTTCAAAAGGTCAGTCTTCGGATTACGATACATTAGTCAAAGAAATCCGTAACCGAGATAAGATAGACTCCGAAAGAGAAACCGCTCCTTTACGAAAAGCCCTTGATGCCATTGAAATCGATTCGACATCAATGACAATTCCAGAGGTTGTAGAGCATATTCTACAGCTTGTGAAGGAAAGGGTTTGA
- the rpsA gene encoding 30S ribosomal protein S1 gives MVEEMNSEMAEVKTLSVGEIVKGSITKVEEKQAFVNVGNKLDGVIPISELSSLHVEKVSDVLSEGDEVELKVIKVTDEELVLSKRAVTSEKAWDEMEQKLASGEIFEAEVAEVVKGGLVVDVGVRGFIPASLVERHFVEDFSDYKGKSLRLKVVEMDREKNKLILSQRAVLDEEFTAKKRETLSSVHEGEVIEGTVQRLTDFGVFVDIGGVDGLVHISQMAHEHVAKPSDVVNEGDKVKVKVLGVDPDNERISLSIKETLPGPWELIGGKVKQGEVIEGTVKRLVSFGAFIEIAPGVEGLVHISQIANRHIGTPGEVLKEGEQVKAKVLDVNLGDKRISLSIRALEEEQEVKVEKQQEQQYKKEEEHAGFSLGDVIGDQLEKYKK, from the coding sequence ATGGTAGAAGAGATGAACAGTGAAATGGCTGAAGTGAAAACACTTTCAGTCGGAGAGATTGTGAAAGGTTCAATTACAAAAGTGGAGGAAAAGCAAGCGTTTGTAAACGTAGGAAATAAATTAGATGGGGTGATCCCTATCAGTGAATTGTCCAGTTTGCACGTGGAGAAAGTCAGTGATGTTCTCTCTGAAGGTGATGAGGTTGAACTGAAGGTAATTAAAGTCACTGATGAAGAATTAGTACTTTCTAAAAGAGCGGTAACGTCTGAAAAAGCTTGGGATGAAATGGAGCAAAAACTAGCTTCTGGAGAAATTTTTGAGGCAGAGGTTGCTGAAGTTGTTAAAGGTGGATTAGTAGTTGATGTAGGAGTAAGAGGGTTTATTCCTGCTTCGCTAGTTGAGCGTCACTTTGTAGAAGACTTTTCAGATTACAAAGGAAAATCATTACGTTTAAAAGTGGTTGAGATGGATCGTGAGAAGAATAAATTAATTTTATCTCAACGTGCTGTTCTTGATGAAGAGTTTACAGCGAAAAAACGTGAGACACTCTCTTCTGTTCATGAAGGTGAAGTCATTGAAGGAACTGTACAACGTTTGACTGACTTTGGTGTATTTGTAGATATCGGTGGTGTGGACGGCTTAGTTCACATTTCACAAATGGCTCATGAGCATGTTGCTAAACCATCAGACGTTGTTAACGAAGGCGATAAAGTGAAAGTGAAAGTCCTAGGTGTAGACCCTGATAACGAAAGAATCTCTTTATCAATTAAAGAAACGTTACCTGGACCTTGGGAGCTTATCGGTGGAAAAGTAAAACAAGGCGAAGTTATTGAAGGAACAGTAAAGCGTCTTGTATCATTCGGTGCATTTATTGAAATCGCGCCTGGAGTAGAAGGACTTGTTCATATTTCTCAAATAGCTAATAGACATATCGGAACACCGGGTGAAGTGTTAAAAGAAGGTGAGCAAGTAAAAGCAAAAGTACTAGATGTTAACCTAGGAGATAAGCGTATTTCCTTGAGTATTCGTGCATTAGAAGAAGAACAAGAAGTGAAAGTAGAAAAGCAGCAAGAACAACAATATAAAAAAGAAGAAGAGCATGCTGGTTTTTCTTTAGGGGACGTTATCGGAGACCAGTTAGAAAAATATAAAAAATAA